From the Martelella mediterranea DSM 17316 genome, one window contains:
- a CDS encoding FGGY-family carbohydrate kinase codes for MTGYFVGIDVGTGSARAGVFDAAGNLLATAKRPIDIHRADGGIVEQSSEQIWQAVCASVAEAVGASAVDPLNIKGVGFDATCSLVVRGPDGPLPVGDHPDRDIIVWMDHRAVEQAERINSGRHDVLRYVGGRISPEMETPKLLWLKENRPETFGAAEHFFDLTDFLTWKASGATERSACTVTCKWTYLAHETRWDADYFRRIGLEDLADEDFARIGRTVVDPGTALGHGLTAEAAEAMGLHAGTAVAAGLIDAHAGGIGTVGASGGAGDPTRAMAYVFGTSSCTMTTTRDPAFVPGVWGPYYSAMVPGMWLNEGGQSAAGAAIDQLVRLHPHFAEAETKAKQDGKSLPAWLADRALAIVAAPSDAVRLADDLHVVPEFLGNRAPFADPHARAVIMGQGMESGADNLVALYVAGICGLGYGLRQIIETQAENGATIDAISVSGGGGAHPLSRQMLADATGYPVEITACPEPVLLGSAMLGAVAAGSYPNLQAAMPTMSRVETRCHPAEGLNRRLHDNRYQAFLTLQRNAREIRQTTMALLE; via the coding sequence GTGACCGGCTATTTCGTGGGCATCGATGTGGGCACAGGCTCGGCCAGAGCCGGCGTTTTCGACGCGGCGGGCAATCTGCTGGCCACGGCCAAGCGCCCCATCGACATCCACCGCGCTGATGGCGGCATCGTCGAGCAATCCAGCGAGCAGATCTGGCAGGCCGTCTGCGCCTCCGTCGCCGAGGCGGTGGGCGCTTCGGCGGTCGACCCCTTAAATATCAAAGGCGTCGGCTTTGACGCCACCTGCTCGCTGGTGGTGCGCGGGCCGGACGGGCCGCTCCCGGTCGGCGATCATCCCGACCGCGATATCATCGTCTGGATGGATCACCGCGCGGTCGAACAGGCCGAACGGATCAACAGCGGACGGCATGACGTGCTGCGCTATGTCGGCGGCCGGATATCCCCGGAAATGGAAACCCCGAAGCTTCTGTGGCTGAAGGAAAACCGCCCGGAGACTTTTGGTGCGGCGGAGCATTTCTTCGACCTGACCGATTTCCTGACATGGAAGGCGAGCGGGGCGACGGAACGCTCCGCCTGCACCGTGACCTGTAAATGGACATATCTTGCCCATGAAACCCGCTGGGACGCGGATTATTTCCGCCGGATCGGCCTTGAAGACCTCGCCGACGAAGACTTTGCCCGTATCGGCCGGACGGTTGTCGATCCCGGTACGGCCCTTGGCCACGGCCTGACGGCGGAAGCCGCCGAGGCCATGGGCCTTCACGCCGGCACGGCCGTCGCCGCCGGCCTGATCGATGCCCATGCCGGCGGCATTGGCACGGTGGGCGCCAGCGGCGGGGCCGGCGATCCGACGCGCGCCATGGCCTATGTCTTCGGCACCTCCTCCTGCACCATGACCACGACCCGCGACCCCGCTTTCGTTCCCGGCGTCTGGGGTCCGTATTATTCCGCCATGGTGCCCGGCATGTGGCTGAACGAGGGCGGGCAATCGGCCGCGGGTGCTGCGATCGATCAGCTCGTTCGCCTCCATCCCCATTTCGCAGAAGCCGAAACGAAAGCGAAACAGGACGGCAAAAGCCTGCCCGCATGGCTGGCCGACCGGGCGCTGGCCATTGTCGCCGCGCCGAGCGATGCCGTTCGCCTTGCCGACGACCTGCATGTGGTGCCGGAATTTCTCGGCAACCGCGCGCCCTTCGCCGATCCGCATGCCCGCGCGGTCATCATGGGCCAGGGCATGGAGAGCGGCGCGGACAATCTGGTGGCGCTTTACGTCGCCGGTATTTGCGGCCTTGGCTACGGCTTGCGGCAGATCATCGAGACCCAGGCGGAGAATGGCGCGACCATTGACGCGATTTCCGTCAGCGGCGGCGGCGGCGCGCACCCCTTGAGCCGACAGATGCTGGCCGATGCCACCGGCTATCCGGTCGAGATCACCGCCTGCCCCGAGCCGGTTCTGCTCGGATCGGCCATGCTGGGGGCGGTCGCGGCCGGCAGCTATCCGAACCTGCAAGCGGCGATGCCGACCATGTCCCGCGTCGAAACGCGATGCCATCCGGCAGAAGGGCTCAATCGCCGCCTGCACGACAATCGCTATCAGGCGTTCCTGACCCTGCAGCGCAACGCACGGGAGATACGCCAGACGACAATGGCGCTTCTCGAATAG